One stretch of Helicoverpa zea isolate HzStark_Cry1AcR unplaced genomic scaffold, ilHelZeax1.1 pri_000016Farrow_1_scaff_6_deb, whole genome shotgun sequence DNA includes these proteins:
- the LOC124645547 gene encoding uncharacterized protein LOC124645547 isoform X1, with product MASLISVVLVLCSCVSVYGHVALTFPPARRYDLDFLDNSRTKPPCGMPKGSLKTSFLAGSTFTVHWHLAYAHRGGFSLRILDDLERPLLDLTPRAGGTEFVRDDVTAQKYEVRLPSDFTCENCTLQLQREAGEWGSNYRFWSCSDIDILPRKEYHETCSGHGFYILGRCKCNKMYSGPRCQFSDECSEDNDCGLRGKCIDVNATESPTKMCYCPYGFYGKGCNKKAPWKDKKVNLGLYSKRELSKQFNLYWRILKEDAEIEVIMMVNGTSYAAVGWRPSGLTKQCKNFPVLGPPLDAKVTTQKTEPLPQPEPKAEPEPKAEPEPKAEPEPKAEPEPKSKPEPSPEPTSEPEPKAEPSSVPEPTAEPEPNATPEPSAEPEPSAEPEPSPEPEPSPEPEPTKVTESDNRNKRVAMHSLDGYDFKNLGNVTVKTSVSYKVSSSKGRKKRAVANTTDSDTTKSIVSHNHSVVPPTEPTASPEPSSEPEPSPEPSAEPKPKVTTKPKFKPKSKQLAGPTSTPEPSPEPTTGPEPSPEPTSEPEPTSEPEPTSEPEPEPEPTSEPEPSPEPNSHPEPTDVPSSHPEPTAEPNTHPEPSAEPKSHPEPTAEPSPHPEPAPEPSAHPEPAPEPTSEPEPKPEPSPEPSPEPSSHPEPNSHPEPTPEPNSHPEPTPEPTPEPDSHPEPTPEPKSVPEPSPEPTAALEPETLLVKGLKDEAGYFPEHEYVPKFDFNPMDCTDIVIGTAKGNYHRVLDYYTRDRSTPRVDTFWGGHDDITAASGYEENGVTTIMFRKKIKAKEPTDHAIVDDAMHIIWARGQEPGHYAHSPPSGLERGPAATGDFYRPDELKYHGHGGQRGVASINFFEETKVSISGGILPLPDKCGGQWRLPANCNPANNSCDYVASWEYLGLKRGKDSVRFTLATKQSKHWTGIGFSDNKKMSQSDAIIGWVDARSGRPFIMDTWVSGYSAPRVDQRQDLSKESGSMVDGITTLSFVRKRNTGDQKDLAFTDSQCLYMMFITHGGGFDPVNKRTSKHMQTPIVTDERVCIKPCGPEPVEEEVTTEAIIPGQSSYTMFIRITGLGDSFRAPAPGSQEYEELRRQVADNLATQLQGNKGYQAIVVNGFMQNETKAIIADLTLKSIDLNTIEGSSTVEDTNSTSVEAERWERAVRDTLAKGSVGNLNVDPEFLVFQPQGVITDIPEEDSTGNARAFFGLAETKLYVVVGCVAALILVAVLQAACTLYRSRNTAQQTKDQLIPNSAWKDYTTANTNYAFEPFEDDGKYNSTTSTAPLRNRQTPVRPTDPPPPRPGSANKTPSNGKAKSNGMNGQHGLNGPHLVNGHHGVIGQHGVNGQHMPHSQHGVNGHGTNGRMTPKHQNSAAQYYHETRSLQRPRGGGGGQHGYNGRPDRATYSLPRGVRPEAGLSAHPDFYFMPSQRKYEDF from the exons GATCATTAAAAACATCATTTCTAGCTGGATCAACGTTCACAGTTCATTGGCATTTAGCATACGCACATCGA ggaGGCTTCAGTTTGCGAATTTTAGATGATTTGGAAAGACCTCTTCTTGATTTGACGCCAAGAGCAGGTGGCACTGAATTTGTTCGAGATGATGTGAC CGCCCAAAAGTACGAAGTGCGTTTACCCAGTGACTTCACTTGTGAAAACTGCACTTTACAACTGCAACGCGAGGCGGGGGAGTGGGGGAGTAACTATCGCTTCTGGTCCTGCTCCGATATCGATATATTGCCAC GCAAAGAATACCACGAGACATGTTCCGGCCACGGCTTCTACATCCTCGGCCGATGCAAATGCAACAAGATGTACTCAGGCCCTCGCTGTCAGTTCAGCGATGAATGTTCGGAAGACAACGACTGTGGGCTGAGAGGCAAATGCATTGACGTTAACGCGACTGAGTCACCGACGAAGATGTGTTACTGTCCGTATGGATTCTATGGGAAGGGATGTAATAAGA AGGCACCATGGAAAGACAAGAAGGTGAACCTTGGACTGTACAGCAAGCGCGAGCTGTCGAAGCAGTTCAACTTGTACTGGCGCATACTGAAGGAGGACGCAGAGATCGAGGTCATCATGATGGTCAACGGCACTTCTTATGCAG CTGTGGGTTGGCGTCCCAGTGGTTTGACCAAGCAGTGCAAGAACTTCCCCGTGTTAGGACCGCCTCTTGATGCTAaag TAACCACACAAAAAACCGAACCTCTACCGCAACCAGAACCGAAAGCGGAGCCTGAACCGAAGGCTGAACCCGAACCGAAGGCCGAACCAGAACCGAAAGCAGAGCCCGAACCGAAGTCAAAACCAGAACCCAGTCCGGAACCGACTTCCGAACCGGAACCGAAAGCTGAACCAAGCAGTGTACCAGAGCCCACTGCTGAGCCGGAGCCTAATGCTACTCCTGAACCGAGTGCTGAGCCCGAACCGAGTGCCGAACCGGAGCCGAGCCCCGAACCAGAACCGAGCCCCGAACCCGAACCAACGAAAGTAACAGAGAGTGATAATAGGAATAAGAGGGTTGCTATGCACTCACTTGATGGATATGATTTTAAGAATCTTGGCAATGTTACTGTGAAGACTAGTGTGTCTTATAAAGTGTCTAGTTCTAAAG GTCGTAAAAAGCGAGCAGTAGCAAACACCACTG ATTCGGACACTACGAAATCCATTGTATCCCATAATCACTCTGTTGTACCCCCTACAGAGCCCACAGCTTCCCCCGAACCCAGTTCCGAACCGGAACCCAGTCCCGAACCCAGTGCGGAACCCAAACCAAAAGTTACTACTAAACCAAAGTTCAAACCAAAGTCTAAACAGTTAGCTGGACCTACGTCAACTCCTGAACCCAGTCCTGAACCTACTACTGGTCCTGAACCTAGTCCCGAACCGACTTCGGAACCGGAACCGACTTCGGAGCCTGAACCGACTTCGGAACCGGAACCTGAACCAGAACCTACTAGCGAACCTGAACCCAGCCCTGAACCGAATTCTCATCCTGAACCGACTGATGTACCAAGTTCTCATCCCGAACCGACTGCAGAACCTAACACTCATCCCGAACCATCTGCAGAACCCAAATCTCACCCCGAACCAACTGCAGAACCGAGTCCTCATCCCGAACCAGCCCCTGAACCAAGTGCCCATCCCGAACCGGCTCCAGAGCCGACTTCCGAACCAGAACCAAAACCAGAACCTTCTCCTGAACCAAGTCCTGAGCCTTCTTCTCATCCCGAACCGAATTCTCACCCCGAACCGACTCCCGAACCGAATTCTCACCCTGAACCGACTCCCGAACCGACTCCTGAACCTGATTCTCACCCCGAACCCACTCCCGAACCAAAATCGGTCCCAGAACCGAGTCCCGAACCTACCGCAGCATTGGAACCCGAGACATTGCTAGTGAAGGGACTTAAAGATGAAGCAG GCTACTTCCCCGAGCACGAGTACGTACCTAAGTTTGACTTCAACCCCATGGATTGCACCGACATCGTCATAGGAACCGCTAAGGGCAACTACCATAGAGTACTGGATTACTATACTAGAGACAG GTCGACTCCCCGAGTGGACACGTTCTGGGGCGGTCACGATGACATTACTGCAGCGTCAGGATACGAAGAGAACGGTGTCACCACCATCATGTTTAGAAAGAAGATTAAA GCCAAGGAGCCCACCGACCACGCGATAGTAGACGACGCGATGCACATCATCTGGGCACGCGGGCAGGAACCAGGACATTATGCACACTCCCCCCCCTCCGGCCTGGAGCGCGGCCCGGCCGCTACTGGGGACTTCTACCGCCCTGACGAGCTTAAATACCACGGCCATGGAGGTCAGAGAGGAGTGGCCAGTATTAATTTCTTTG AAGAAACAAAAGTATCGATCTCAGGCGGCATCCTCCCGCTCCCGGACAAATGCGGAGGACAATGGCGTCTCCCCGCCAACTGCAACCCTGCGAACAACAGCTGTGACTACGTAGCTTCGTGGGAGTACCTCGGCCTCAAGCGGGGGAAGGACTCCGTCAGGTTCACGCTGGCTACCAAACAGAGTAAGCACTGGACCGGCATTGGCTTCAGCGATAACAAGAAGATG TCTCAATCAGACGCCATAATAGGTTGGGTTGACGCCCGTTCAGGCCGGCCCTTCATAATGGACACCTGGGTGTCAGGCTACTCCGCACCCAGGGTCGACCAGCGACAGGATCTGTCCAAGGAGTCCGGCAGCATGGTAGATGGCATCACAACCCTTAGCTTTGTGAGGAAACGGAATACTGGTGACCAGaag GATCTAGCCTTCACAGATTCGCAATGTCTATACATGATGTTCATCACCCACGGCGGAGGTTTCGACCCGGTGAACAAGCGGACCAGCAAACACATGCAGACGCCTATTGTTACTGATGAGAGGGTCTGCATCAAGCCTTGTGGGCCTG aACCAGTAGAAGAAGAAGTAACAACAGAAGCAATAATCCCGGGCCAGTCTTCCTACACGATGTTCATCCGTATAACCGGACTTGGCGACAGTTTCCGTGCCCCCGCACCCGGCAGCCAAGAGTATGAGGAGCTGAGGCGCCAAGTCGCTGACAACTTGGCGACTCAACTGCAAGGGAACAAGGGATACCAAGCTATTGTTGTTAATGGATTTATGCA AAATGAAACCAAAGCCATCATAGCGGACCTTACCCTGAAATCCATCGACTTGAACACCATCGAAGGGTCCAGCACCGTAGAGGACACTAACTCCACATCTGTTGAGGCGGAGCGCTGGGAGCGAGCGGTCAGGGATACACTCGCTAAAGGCAGCGTGGGGAACCTCAACGTGGACCCTGAGTTCTTGGTCTTCCAGCCTCAAGGAG tAATAACAGATATCCCAGAAGAAGACAGCACCGGGAACGCTCGAGCGTTCTTCGGTCTCGCGGAGACTAAACTATACGTAGTGGTGGGGTGTGTGGCCGCCCTTATACTGGTCGCGGTCCTGCAGGCCGCTTGCACACTATACCGCAGTAGGAATACTGCGCAACAGACTAAG GACCAACTGATCCCCAACTCAGCATGGAAAGACTACACAACAGCGAACACAAACTACGCCTTCGAGCCATTCGAAGACGACGGCAAATACAACAGCACCACATCCACAGCACCTTTAAGAAACCGACAGACCCCTGTACGACCCACAGACCCCCCTCCGCCAAGACCCGGCAGTGCCAACAAGACCCCTTCGAACGGAAAAGCTAAATCTAACGGAATGAACGGCCAACATGGGTTGAATGGGCCTCATTTGGTCAACGGACATCATGGGGTCATTGGACAACATGGGGTGAATGGTCAACACATGCCCCACAGTCAGCATGGGGTGAATGGTCATGGGACCAATGGACGGATGACCCCTAAGCATCAGAATAGTGCTGCGCAGTATTATCATGAGACGAGGTCGCTGCAAAGGCCTAGGGGCGGTGGAGGTGGACAGCACGG CTACAACGGTCGTCCGGATCGTGCGACATACTCGCTCCCGCGCGGCGTCCGTCCCGAGGCGGGTCTCTCAGCACACCCCGACTTCTACTTCATGCCGTCGCAGCGCAAATACGAAG aTTTTTGA
- the LOC124645547 gene encoding uncharacterized protein LOC124645547 isoform X2, with the protein MASLISVVLVLCSCVSVYGHVALTFPPARRYDLDFLDNSRTKPPCGMPKGSLKTSFLAGSTFTVHWHLAYAHRGGFSLRILDDLERPLLDLTPRAGGTEFVRDDVTAQKYEVRLPSDFTCENCTLQLQREAGEWGSNYRFWSCSDIDILPRKEYHETCSGHGFYILGRCKCNKMYSGPRCQFSDECSEDNDCGLRGKCIDVNATESPTKMCYCPYGFYGKGCNKKAPWKDKKVNLGLYSKRELSKQFNLYWRILKEDAEIEVIMMVNGTSYAAVGWRPSGLTKQCKNFPVLGPPLDAKVTTQKTEPLPQPEPKAEPEPKAEPEPKAEPEPKAEPEPKSKPEPSPEPTSEPEPKAEPSSVPEPTAEPEPNATPEPSAEPEPSAEPEPSPEPEPSPEPEPTKVTESDNRNKRVAMHSLDGYDFKNLGNVTVKTSVSYKVSSSKGRKKRAVANTTGYFPEHEYVPKFDFNPMDCTDIVIGTAKGNYHRVLDYYTRDRSTPRVDTFWGGHDDITAASGYEENGVTTIMFRKKIKAKEPTDHAIVDDAMHIIWARGQEPGHYAHSPPSGLERGPAATGDFYRPDELKYHGHGGQRGVASINFFEETKVSISGGILPLPDKCGGQWRLPANCNPANNSCDYVASWEYLGLKRGKDSVRFTLATKQSKHWTGIGFSDNKKMSQSDAIIGWVDARSGRPFIMDTWVSGYSAPRVDQRQDLSKESGSMVDGITTLSFVRKRNTGDQKDLAFTDSQCLYMMFITHGGGFDPVNKRTSKHMQTPIVTDERVCIKPCGPEPVEEEVTTEAIIPGQSSYTMFIRITGLGDSFRAPAPGSQEYEELRRQVADNLATQLQGNKGYQAIVVNGFMQNETKAIIADLTLKSIDLNTIEGSSTVEDTNSTSVEAERWERAVRDTLAKGSVGNLNVDPEFLVFQPQGVITDIPEEDSTGNARAFFGLAETKLYVVVGCVAALILVAVLQAACTLYRSRNTAQQTKDQLIPNSAWKDYTTANTNYAFEPFEDDGKYNSTTSTAPLRNRQTPVRPTDPPPPRPGSANKTPSNGKAKSNGMNGQHGLNGPHLVNGHHGVIGQHGVNGQHMPHSQHGVNGHGTNGRMTPKHQNSAAQYYHETRSLQRPRGGGGGQHGYNGRPDRATYSLPRGVRPEAGLSAHPDFYFMPSQRKYEDF; encoded by the exons GATCATTAAAAACATCATTTCTAGCTGGATCAACGTTCACAGTTCATTGGCATTTAGCATACGCACATCGA ggaGGCTTCAGTTTGCGAATTTTAGATGATTTGGAAAGACCTCTTCTTGATTTGACGCCAAGAGCAGGTGGCACTGAATTTGTTCGAGATGATGTGAC CGCCCAAAAGTACGAAGTGCGTTTACCCAGTGACTTCACTTGTGAAAACTGCACTTTACAACTGCAACGCGAGGCGGGGGAGTGGGGGAGTAACTATCGCTTCTGGTCCTGCTCCGATATCGATATATTGCCAC GCAAAGAATACCACGAGACATGTTCCGGCCACGGCTTCTACATCCTCGGCCGATGCAAATGCAACAAGATGTACTCAGGCCCTCGCTGTCAGTTCAGCGATGAATGTTCGGAAGACAACGACTGTGGGCTGAGAGGCAAATGCATTGACGTTAACGCGACTGAGTCACCGACGAAGATGTGTTACTGTCCGTATGGATTCTATGGGAAGGGATGTAATAAGA AGGCACCATGGAAAGACAAGAAGGTGAACCTTGGACTGTACAGCAAGCGCGAGCTGTCGAAGCAGTTCAACTTGTACTGGCGCATACTGAAGGAGGACGCAGAGATCGAGGTCATCATGATGGTCAACGGCACTTCTTATGCAG CTGTGGGTTGGCGTCCCAGTGGTTTGACCAAGCAGTGCAAGAACTTCCCCGTGTTAGGACCGCCTCTTGATGCTAaag TAACCACACAAAAAACCGAACCTCTACCGCAACCAGAACCGAAAGCGGAGCCTGAACCGAAGGCTGAACCCGAACCGAAGGCCGAACCAGAACCGAAAGCAGAGCCCGAACCGAAGTCAAAACCAGAACCCAGTCCGGAACCGACTTCCGAACCGGAACCGAAAGCTGAACCAAGCAGTGTACCAGAGCCCACTGCTGAGCCGGAGCCTAATGCTACTCCTGAACCGAGTGCTGAGCCCGAACCGAGTGCCGAACCGGAGCCGAGCCCCGAACCAGAACCGAGCCCCGAACCCGAACCAACGAAAGTAACAGAGAGTGATAATAGGAATAAGAGGGTTGCTATGCACTCACTTGATGGATATGATTTTAAGAATCTTGGCAATGTTACTGTGAAGACTAGTGTGTCTTATAAAGTGTCTAGTTCTAAAG GTCGTAAAAAGCGAGCAGTAGCAAACACCACTG GCTACTTCCCCGAGCACGAGTACGTACCTAAGTTTGACTTCAACCCCATGGATTGCACCGACATCGTCATAGGAACCGCTAAGGGCAACTACCATAGAGTACTGGATTACTATACTAGAGACAG GTCGACTCCCCGAGTGGACACGTTCTGGGGCGGTCACGATGACATTACTGCAGCGTCAGGATACGAAGAGAACGGTGTCACCACCATCATGTTTAGAAAGAAGATTAAA GCCAAGGAGCCCACCGACCACGCGATAGTAGACGACGCGATGCACATCATCTGGGCACGCGGGCAGGAACCAGGACATTATGCACACTCCCCCCCCTCCGGCCTGGAGCGCGGCCCGGCCGCTACTGGGGACTTCTACCGCCCTGACGAGCTTAAATACCACGGCCATGGAGGTCAGAGAGGAGTGGCCAGTATTAATTTCTTTG AAGAAACAAAAGTATCGATCTCAGGCGGCATCCTCCCGCTCCCGGACAAATGCGGAGGACAATGGCGTCTCCCCGCCAACTGCAACCCTGCGAACAACAGCTGTGACTACGTAGCTTCGTGGGAGTACCTCGGCCTCAAGCGGGGGAAGGACTCCGTCAGGTTCACGCTGGCTACCAAACAGAGTAAGCACTGGACCGGCATTGGCTTCAGCGATAACAAGAAGATG TCTCAATCAGACGCCATAATAGGTTGGGTTGACGCCCGTTCAGGCCGGCCCTTCATAATGGACACCTGGGTGTCAGGCTACTCCGCACCCAGGGTCGACCAGCGACAGGATCTGTCCAAGGAGTCCGGCAGCATGGTAGATGGCATCACAACCCTTAGCTTTGTGAGGAAACGGAATACTGGTGACCAGaag GATCTAGCCTTCACAGATTCGCAATGTCTATACATGATGTTCATCACCCACGGCGGAGGTTTCGACCCGGTGAACAAGCGGACCAGCAAACACATGCAGACGCCTATTGTTACTGATGAGAGGGTCTGCATCAAGCCTTGTGGGCCTG aACCAGTAGAAGAAGAAGTAACAACAGAAGCAATAATCCCGGGCCAGTCTTCCTACACGATGTTCATCCGTATAACCGGACTTGGCGACAGTTTCCGTGCCCCCGCACCCGGCAGCCAAGAGTATGAGGAGCTGAGGCGCCAAGTCGCTGACAACTTGGCGACTCAACTGCAAGGGAACAAGGGATACCAAGCTATTGTTGTTAATGGATTTATGCA AAATGAAACCAAAGCCATCATAGCGGACCTTACCCTGAAATCCATCGACTTGAACACCATCGAAGGGTCCAGCACCGTAGAGGACACTAACTCCACATCTGTTGAGGCGGAGCGCTGGGAGCGAGCGGTCAGGGATACACTCGCTAAAGGCAGCGTGGGGAACCTCAACGTGGACCCTGAGTTCTTGGTCTTCCAGCCTCAAGGAG tAATAACAGATATCCCAGAAGAAGACAGCACCGGGAACGCTCGAGCGTTCTTCGGTCTCGCGGAGACTAAACTATACGTAGTGGTGGGGTGTGTGGCCGCCCTTATACTGGTCGCGGTCCTGCAGGCCGCTTGCACACTATACCGCAGTAGGAATACTGCGCAACAGACTAAG GACCAACTGATCCCCAACTCAGCATGGAAAGACTACACAACAGCGAACACAAACTACGCCTTCGAGCCATTCGAAGACGACGGCAAATACAACAGCACCACATCCACAGCACCTTTAAGAAACCGACAGACCCCTGTACGACCCACAGACCCCCCTCCGCCAAGACCCGGCAGTGCCAACAAGACCCCTTCGAACGGAAAAGCTAAATCTAACGGAATGAACGGCCAACATGGGTTGAATGGGCCTCATTTGGTCAACGGACATCATGGGGTCATTGGACAACATGGGGTGAATGGTCAACACATGCCCCACAGTCAGCATGGGGTGAATGGTCATGGGACCAATGGACGGATGACCCCTAAGCATCAGAATAGTGCTGCGCAGTATTATCATGAGACGAGGTCGCTGCAAAGGCCTAGGGGCGGTGGAGGTGGACAGCACGG CTACAACGGTCGTCCGGATCGTGCGACATACTCGCTCCCGCGCGGCGTCCGTCCCGAGGCGGGTCTCTCAGCACACCCCGACTTCTACTTCATGCCGTCGCAGCGCAAATACGAAG aTTTTTGA